Below is a window of Fundulus heteroclitus isolate FHET01 unplaced genomic scaffold, MU-UCD_Fhet_4.1 scaffold_54, whole genome shotgun sequence DNA.
AATATAgctgttttttcccctgttgTGGATCCAGCTGAAGGCTCCTAAATTTGACTTGATTTTTCTGTTTGGTGTAtcgtatattttttttttattcttgaacAACGGTTAATGTGATCTGGAGTCATTTTCTAGCATCACAGGGCTGTGTTATGAGAGCATTTTAAGTAATTGCTCTTGTCTTTTTGTAAAGATAAAAGGGTAAAACCttggagaaataaaatacatcctGTAATTTCACTGTTAGATTATTCTGGATTTATATTAgtgtatattatattattaatattttgtttgtttcatcttGAAGTGATTTGTGTATTTTAGTTGCACAGAAactaggaggaaaaaaaataaagatctaaatGTGCTGCGTGCTTTCTTGGTAGCACAGGATGTCTTCATATCTAAACAACGGCCTCTGTGAAAAATCGCTCCATCTGCCATCGATGTGAATTCAAATGTGCCTCTTTGTCTATTTGTTATGTTCGCAGTGCAAAATGGTTCACTACATCAGAAGGAGACTGTCCATGACAACGACTTTGAGCCATACCTTCCTGGTCAATCTACGCAGGTAAATCATACTCTTAATTTTTCAAATAGCTTTTAAGCTTGGTTTTCGTGAACAAACATCACagtataataataaatgtgaaaagctaCCTGTTTAGTGTGTATTAGCGGTACCATGTTAGCGTTGAATTGTTTCATGAGTGTTAAATTGAGCCTCCATGTCAccctttatttttcatgtttccacCTTATTTCAGAACAACAGCTACCAGTCCATCACCGATCCCTACATGTCTAGCTACTACGCTCCCTCCATTGGTTTTCCTTACCCACTGAGTGAGGCTCCCTGGTCCACCGGTGGGGACCCCCCGATTCCATACCTCACGCCCTATGGACCTCTGAGCAATGGAGACCATCACTTCATGCCGGATACCGTGTTTGGCCAGCCAGGAGGACTGGGAAGCAGTATCTACCCCCACAGGTTTAACTTTTTCCCTGAAAACCCTGCTTTCTCTGCTTGGGGCACGAGCGGCTCCCAGGGCCAGCAGACTCAAAGTTCAGCTTATGGTGGCAGCTATAGCTATCCTCCCAGCTCCCTTGGGGGCACCCTGGTGCCTGATGGTCAGACAGGGTTTCATAGCGACACCCTGAACAAAGCCCCTGGTATGAACAGCCTAGAACAGGGGATGGTTGGGCTGAAGATCGGAGGGGACGTCTCTGGTCAGGGATCGGGAGTCAAGGCGGTGGGGTCTGTGATCGGCGGACCCGGAGTGGCGGCCACAGGGAACGGAGCCACACCTATAGGAATGCCTCCACCCAAACCCACCTCCTGGGCCGCCATCGCCAGCAAGCCTGCCAAACCGCAGCAGTTGAAGTCCAAGGTGAAGCCAGGCATGCCCAATCCGGGGGGGGCTCTCCCCCCACCGCCCATCAAACACAACATGAATATTGGGACCTGGGACAAGGGCCCAGTCACTAAAGTAGCCACAGCCCcactgcagcagcaacagcagcctCTCGGGCTGCCTCACGCCATGCCACCTCAAGGCCCCATGCAGCAAGGACACATGCAGCCGCCTCCCCCCCAGTCGTTAGTGCAACCCCAAATGCAGCCCATGGCCTTACAGCCTCAGCCGCCGCACCACCAGCACCATCAGCCGCCACCGCAGCCCTACCAAAACCACACCCAGCCACCTCAACCCCAAACCCGCTGGATCGCGCCGCGCAACCGCAACCAAGGCTACGGGCAGGGGGGCCTCGGCCCAGACGGGAGTGGCATGATGGGAGTTGTCGTCGGTGGGAACAATGGCCCCCAAACATGCGCCGGTCAGGGACCCGGTGGAGAATCCCACCCGGTGCTGGAAAAGCTGCGTGCCGCCCATAGCTACAACCCCAAGGACTTTGACTGGAATCTGAAGAACGGCCGCGTTTTTATTATTAAGAGCTACTCCGAGGATGATATTCATCGCTCCATCAAGTACTCCATCTGGTGCAGCACGGAGCACGGCAACAAGCGGCTGGACTCGGCCTTCCGGGCAATGAATGCTAAGGGTCCCGTGTACCTGCTGTTCAGCGTCAACGGCAGCGGCCATTTCTGCGGCGTGGCGGAAATGCGCTCGCCGGTGGACTACGGCACCAGTGCCGGGGTTTGGGCGCAGGACAAGTGGAAGGGCAAGTTCGACGTGGACTGGTTGTTCGTTAAGGACGTGCCCAACAGCCAGCTGCGCCACATCCGCCTGGAGAACAACGACAACAAGCCAGTGACCAACTCCCGCGATACCCAGGAGGTTCCTCTGGAGAAGGCCAAGCAGGTGCTGAAGATCATCGCCACCTACAAACACACCACCTCCATTTTTGACGATTTTTCCCATTATGAGAAGAggcaggaagaggaagaggaggtgcgCAAGGTGGGTCCGGCCCTCTCACTGTTTTAGATAAGTCCGCTCTTTTGAAGCGGATGTGCAACTCTTCTCCTGCTGCATTTAACCAGCTggtttctaagaggcttgtaattatttccatttttctttgttttcttttcctttgacAGACTTTTGAACCTGCTCAGATACAGAACCGCTCTCGGTTGGATCAGGTAAACATCTGCTAGATTTTTGTGACGGGGCTTTTTAACATCCCAAATACGTTTTTAATGTTAAACTTAAAAGAGAAATGATTGTTTAAAATTTAGCAAAAGAAATCACCATATCTAGTGTTTGTTGGTGCTATTAAATAGATACATGTAGGCCTTTATATTCTCTGCCTTGCTATGGTATTCAAACCTCTTGtatatttctacattttgtcccgttacaaccacaaacgtcaacgtattttattgggattttacgcGATGGACCAACACACACAAGCAAACGAGTGTAACGGCGAGTGATCTGTATGCGTCCCTGCTCCGACACACCAGAATGACATTTCTGAATTAGCTCTTTTGTATTTCATCGAGATCTGCAGAGGCTCTTTGTCCAATTCATTTGTGTTGAACCGCAGAGACTTAAAATACCAAGCAGCATACGGCCCTTGACATCTGACTTTGGACACAGCTATTAGCTGTGCCCTCCACCAATCTAGCCTTAGTGGAAGAGCGACTGAAAGAAGGCTATGGCTAAAATGAAGTCATAGTAAGTCGggtttgcagtttgccattAGGCAGGAAAGGGAGATACAAAacggaagaaggtgctctgctcagaagaggttaaaatgtaaaatgtcaaattgatatgtggcaagacttaaaacTGAAGTTCACACGTCCTCTCTGTTCAATCTGTCTAAGCTAGGTCTGTTTAATAGAAATTTATGGGCAATATGTTAATTATCTAGATGTGCCAAGCAAACAGACTCCAGACAGTGAGTAAGTTATTCAGCTAATAACAAAAGCAGTTATAATTTTCATCTCAAACACAAGGTTTTAAAGAAAAGGTTGCCTCTGTGCAACTTTATGTTGCTTTGGCAATGACATAACTTAGCTGCAGTTTCTTGTCTACTTACCACCTCTGTACCTTCTCATACTTTTTGTCTTTCATTAAACAACAAATTTAACCAAACATCAGGGGCTCTGAGAGCCTGAATGAATGCTGGGCGTTTAAATAATTATCTAACGCTTATTGCACTCCAAGCAGTTCTTGACGATATTGCGGTCCCTGATATTGCGATGACGATAAATTTgcgatatattgtgcagccgtAGTTGGTAGACAGAATCCTTTTAGAAATGACTAAGTTTGATTACTGAggagtatttctttttttttttttttacaaagcttgCAATGGTTACTTCATGTTGGTGGAGTGGGTGGGATGTTCCAACCGTGCAAAGTGCAGTTTTCACCACATCCCCAAAAATCAGAGAATACAAAGGACGACAAATGCAGGAGTCGCGTGCTGAACGTCAGCGGGTCTGGCTTGGAAACATCGACTGCAAGCATCAGCCGTTTAAAAATGCAAGAATCTGCTCTGATCACTTTTAttccagttaaaaaaagaaatcaaacctTTTGTGAACCAGTCAGCACTTACCGATATGTGCGCAGGAACTATCCTGTTCATAATTTTCTACGTCTCTGTTGTTTGCATCTAAAGGCCAGGAGGGGCATGTAGGTGTGCGTTACTGTAATTACTGTCAGGCATCAGAACCTTGTTATTCACATAAAGCGTTCGGACGTCCTTTACTAAGCCgttaaaacacagtttgtctTCATCTACGGATTTTAGGCCACAAATCTCCTCCATTGCGTAGGCACTCTTCGTGTTCACTTAAGTAATTATGCCATAGTACGATATCTGAGGCTGTTTGTCCGCTTCATCTCATCTGGCATTGTTCCTTTCTCTACTTCACAACAGCAGCAATCATTTTTGTGTATCGTTCTCTTGCACATTGGTCAGGAGTATCAATTATACTTTGTTTGTTCGTCTGGATGCCACGACGGTTGCCTAGCGCTGCACTTGCCTACCATCGGGGCAGCTTAGGGACGTGGATCACTTCCGTTTCAGACAAGTGGGAATTATGTGTTGATTCTGTCAGGCTAAATGcacaccgcacttttcagattttctaattgtattgttttgtttatttttcaaaaattatTCCTGTCTGACATCGCGTATCTGAACTACATATGTTGGTCTATCTTATAaagtcctgaaaaaaaaatacattgaagtaatgtgataaaatgtaggaaaaaaatgttcaaggggtGAAAATACCGATGCAGGGCACTTTTATGCTAGATTTTAAGATATCCTGAGCTCCACTGTGGtaacatttaccatttatctgtctaacatgtatgttttttttttctccccttcaaACAGGAGCGCCAAAACCGGAACAAACAATAGAGGACATTTATCCATGGCTTGATCATTTACAATAGGACTCGATTTAAAgacaagaagaaaatgaaaaatgcaaCCAAGCCCCtcatttctgttttctatttaaTCCTggtgaacgtttttttttttttttttttctctctctctcggtatttctattttatttgttatgcCCCACCTACCACCACCAACTCTTGTGCAACAGTAATAAGCTGATTAAATGTTACCTAGCAGGCACCACACtcaattttttttgcatttttttttttttttcatatttttattcttgttccATCGCGTTCTTTTCTTTACCGGATGGGTTTTTCTCTCTTGCTCCCGCCCCCTCCTCTCTCCAATTGAATCAGGGTTTGACTGCCACTTTATATTTCAGTACAATCAGGAACTGACGTGTCATGCCCCTCCGTGTCCAGTTG
It encodes the following:
- the LOC105926113 gene encoding YTH domain-containing family protein 1 — its product is MSTTSIDPQRSKGQASKVQNGSLHQKETVHDNDFEPYLPGQSTQNNSYQSITDPYMSSYYAPSIGFPYPLSEAPWSTGGDPPIPYLTPYGPLSNGDHHFMPDTVFGQPGGLGSSIYPHRFNFFPENPAFSAWGTSGSQGQQTQSSAYGGSYSYPPSSLGGTLVPDGQTGFHSDTLNKAPGMNSLEQGMVGLKIGGDVSGQGSGVKAVGSVIGGPGVAATGNGATPIGMPPPKPTSWAAIASKPAKPQQLKSKVKPGMPNPGGALPPPPIKHNMNIGTWDKGPVTKVATAPLQQQQQPLGLPHAMPPQGPMQQGHMQPPPPQSLVQPQMQPMALQPQPPHHQHHQPPPQPYQNHTQPPQPQTRWIAPRNRNQGYGQGGLGPDGSGMMGVVVGGNNGPQTCAGQGPGGESHPVLEKLRAAHSYNPKDFDWNLKNGRVFIIKSYSEDDIHRSIKYSIWCSTEHGNKRLDSAFRAMNAKGPVYLLFSVNGSGHFCGVAEMRSPVDYGTSAGVWAQDKWKGKFDVDWLFVKDVPNSQLRHIRLENNDNKPVTNSRDTQEVPLEKAKQVLKIIATYKHTTSIFDDFSHYEKRQEEEEEVRKTFEPAQIQNRSRLDQERQNRNKQ